The following are from one region of the Capsicum annuum cultivar UCD-10X-F1 chromosome 1, UCD10Xv1.1, whole genome shotgun sequence genome:
- the LOC107871902 gene encoding uncharacterized protein LOC107871902 — protein MNHHAPPLNKLIAVAIDKDRGSQIALKWAVDNLLARGHTVILIHVKVKASGTNRLNQDATSNDGSEMTELDPQLKELFLPYRIFCTRKDIQCYAVVLEDADVVKAISEYISRTSIEVLILGAAAKVDIPGNVVKRVPNFCTVYSISKSGKVSFARSAVRVAPDIHPLRHQFMQANVKYNPVISSLIAAQEKTIEELKNMSVLLAQRESEIVVLQAQLQQASQGTSTGPGAMEEIQAENAQLEAEIAVSHAQPQQASQGTSTGPGVMEDLQAENAQLKAEIAVLQAHLQQVSQGTSTGPGAKEDLQAENAQLKAEMADLKKHVEDLTQQMLTDQRAAMKRLDRLLFKP, from the exons ATGAATCACCATGCACCACCATTGAATAAGTTGATAGCAGTGGCAATAGACAAAGATAGAGGAAGCCAAATTGCTCTAAAATGGGCTGTTGACAATCTTTTAGCCAGGGGACACACTGTTATTCTGATCCATGTCAAAGTTAAAGCATCTGGAACCAACA GATTAAACCAGGATGCTACTAGCAATGATGGATCAGAAATGACTGAGTTGGATCCGCAGTTGAAAGAACTCTTTCTTCCTTACCGAATATTTTGTACACGTAAAGAT ATCCAATGTTATGCTGTTGTGCTAGAGGATGCCGATGTGGTCAAAGCAATCAGTGAATATATCAGCCGAACATCAATAGAGGTACTAATTCTCGGTGCAGCAGCAAAAGTTG ataTTCCTGGAAACGTTGTAAAACGGGTTCCCAATTTCTGCACTGTGTATAGCATCTCCAAATCTGGAAAGGTTTCATTTGCAAGATCTGCTGTTCGAGTTGCACCAGATATTCACCCACTACGTCACCAGTTCATGCAGGCCAATGTCAAATATAATCCTGTGATTTCTAGTCTGATTGCTGCCCAAGAGAAAACTATCGAAGAATTGAAGAACATGTCTGTCTTGCTAGCTCAGAGGGAATCTGAGATAGTTGTGTTACAAGCTCAATTGCAACAGGCCTCTCAGGGCACAAGTACGGGACCAGGTGCCATGGAGGAAATACAGGCTGAAAATGCTCAGCTTGAGGCTGAGATAGCTGTGTCACACGCACAACCGCAACAGGCCTCTCAGGGCACAAGTACGGGACCAGGTGTGATGGAGGACCTACAGGCTGAAAACGCTCAGCTTAAGGCTGAGATAGCCGTGTTACAAGCTCACTTGCAACAGGTCTCTCAGGGCACAAGTACGGGACCAGGTGCGAAAGAGGACCTGCAGGCTGAAAATGCTCAGCTTAAGGCTGAGATGGCGGATCTCAAGAAACACGTGGAGGACCTGACTCAGCAAATGCTAACTGATCAACGTGCTGCCATGAAACGACTTGACCGGCTTCTCTTCAAGCCCTAA
- the LOC107871879 gene encoding uncharacterized protein LOC107871879 has product MAVSMFIAANSTLKFNFSTVTKMDKVSIDSFRGFSKPPRCFPVQQQVEAGILCEPCGGTGWLLCDFCKGQKTNVKSETNKIYRRCPSCRAVGYLLCSKCKVFKCVTFPNDEDGEVLRF; this is encoded by the exons ATGGCTGTTTCTATGTTCATTGCTGCCAACAGCACTTTGAAGTTCAACTTCTCCACTGTAACGAAGATGGATAAGGTGTCTATTGATTCCTTTCGTGGTTTCTCCAAGCCCCCGCGTTGTTTTCCGGTACAACAACAG GTTGAGGCAGGAATCTTGTGTGAGCCTTGTGGTGGTACCGGATGGCTGCTCTGTGATTTTTGTAAAGGTCAGAAGACCAATGTGAAATCTGAGACTAACAAAATTTACCGCCGGTGTCCATCATGTAGAGCT GTGGGGTACTTATTGTGTTCAAAATGCAAAGTTTTCAAATGCGTTACCTTTCCTAATGATGAAGATGGCGAGGTTCTCAGATTTTGA